The following proteins are co-located in the Fusobacteria bacterium ZRK30 genome:
- a CDS encoding 1-deoxy-D-xylulose-5-phosphate reductoisomerase — MIKIKNITILGSTGSIGTNALEVIRNKSSEFNVVAMSAHYNHKLLMEQIEEFKPSYVSIGTQDGYEEIVKKYPDLEVYLGNEGLKKLGALDEADIVLTAVSGAVGIEATIEAIKKEKRIALANKETMVAAGDLINNMLKEYKAEIIPVDSEHSAIYQSLLGGKKNEVNKIIITASGGTFRGKTLEELKDVKVEDALKHPNWSMGKKITIDSSTLCNKGLEVIEAHQLFNVSYDDIEVLVHPQSIIHSMVEFNDMSVIAQLGVPDMKVPIQYAFTYPDRVSNRVLESLNFKTLSNLTFDEVDNDVFKGVEYAYFAGRTGQSMPAVYNAANEIAVDQFINGNIKFLEVYKVIKNTMDNHEVHPVDTLEAVIKADSWARKEATRIIKTYQ; from the coding sequence TTGATTAAGATTAAAAATATAACAATATTAGGAAGTACTGGAAGTATTGGAACCAATGCACTGGAAGTAATTAGGAATAAAAGTTCGGAATTTAATGTGGTTGCTATGAGTGCTCACTATAACCATAAATTATTGATGGAACAGATAGAGGAATTTAAACCATCCTATGTATCTATAGGGACACAAGATGGGTACGAAGAGATAGTCAAAAAATATCCTGATCTAGAGGTATATTTAGGAAATGAAGGGCTTAAAAAATTAGGAGCTTTAGATGAAGCAGATATAGTCCTTACAGCAGTAAGTGGTGCAGTAGGAATCGAAGCAACTATAGAAGCGATAAAAAAAGAGAAAAGGATAGCCCTTGCTAATAAGGAAACTATGGTAGCAGCAGGGGATCTGATAAATAATATGTTAAAGGAATATAAGGCAGAGATAATTCCTGTAGACAGTGAACATTCAGCTATCTACCAGTCTCTTTTAGGTGGGAAAAAAAATGAGGTAAATAAGATAATCATCACAGCAAGTGGGGGAACTTTCAGGGGAAAAACATTGGAAGAATTAAAGGATGTAAAGGTAGAAGATGCGTTGAAACATCCAAATTGGTCCATGGGAAAAAAAATAACTATAGATTCATCTACCCTTTGTAATAAAGGGTTAGAAGTTATAGAGGCACATCAGCTCTTTAATGTTTCCTATGATGATATAGAGGTATTGGTACACCCACAGAGTATAATTCATTCAATGGTGGAATTTAATGATATGTCTGTAATAGCTCAATTAGGGGTTCCGGATATGAAGGTGCCTATCCAATATGCTTTTACTTATCCAGACAGAGTATCTAATAGGGTCTTGGAAAGTTTAAATTTTAAAACACTCTCCAACCTTACCTTTGATGAGGTAGATAACGATGTATTTAAAGGTGTAGAGTATGCATATTTTGCAGGAAGAACAGGGCAGTCTATGCCGGCAGTCTATAATGCGGCCAATGAAATAGCTGTAGATCAATTTATAAATGGAAATATTAAATTTTTAGAGGTCTATAAAGTTATAAAAAATACCATGGATAACCATGAAGTGCATCCAGTGGATACCTTAGAAGCAGTTATAAAAGCTGATAGCTGGGCAAGGAAAGAAGCCACAAGAATAATTAAAACTTATCAATAG
- a CDS encoding GDSL-type esterase/lipase family protein, with translation MNKVIITLVVVVFIHMGYNFLNKDLGETNLTKESILICYGDSLTAGYGAPTGGSYPDYLQSKLKLKVINKGINGDTTVSALQRFKTDVLDYNPDVVIVELGANDLIQGIDASETKMNLNYIADELLKRNIRVYAVKFYGNQLIFNILKNDSKKEFDKIFEELEDKEGVYLIEDIWKGVWNKHMYDSIHPDETGYKKMGEIYLEELRPILEKNRLIIGE, from the coding sequence ATGAATAAGGTTATAATAACTTTAGTAGTGGTGGTTTTCATCCATATGGGTTATAATTTTTTAAATAAGGATTTAGGTGAGACTAATTTGACTAAAGAAAGTATTTTAATCTGTTACGGGGATAGTTTAACAGCTGGATATGGTGCTCCTACAGGGGGCAGTTACCCGGATTATTTACAGTCTAAACTCAAATTAAAGGTTATTAATAAGGGGATAAATGGGGATACGACAGTATCTGCACTCCAGAGGTTTAAAACTGATGTCTTGGATTATAATCCGGATGTGGTCATAGTAGAATTGGGAGCAAATGATCTGATCCAGGGAATAGATGCATCTGAAACAAAAATGAATTTAAACTATATTGCAGATGAACTCCTAAAAAGAAATATAAGAGTTTATGCAGTTAAATTTTATGGTAACCAGTTAATTTTTAATATTTTAAAAAATGATTCTAAAAAAGAATTTGATAAAATTTTTGAAGAGTTAGAGGATAAAGAGGGCGTATATCTTATAGAAGATATATGGAAAGGGGTATGGAATAAACATATGTACGATAGTATCCATCCCGATGAAACAGGGTATAAAAAAATGGGAGAGATTTATCTAGAGGAATTGAGACCCATCTTAGAAAAAAATAGATTGATTATAGGAGAGTAG
- a CDS encoding deoxynucleoside kinase → MGKLIVIEGTDSSGKQTQAELLYEKYKKMGKKVMKVTFPNYESPSSAPVKMYLNGEFGENVGEVNTYAVSTMFAVDRYASFKTIWEKFYNDGGIIISDRYTTSNMVHQASKMDDKVEKDGYLEWLTELEYEKMGIPKPDMVVFLNMPTEMAYKLMEKRKNKITGEDKKDIHENDREYMQKSHDNACYIANKYSWKEIMCVKGGELKTIDEIGNEVLRVCEELSR, encoded by the coding sequence ATGGGCAAATTAATAGTAATAGAAGGAACTGATTCCAGCGGGAAGCAGACTCAAGCAGAATTATTGTATGAAAAATATAAAAAAATGGGGAAGAAGGTTATGAAAGTTACCTTCCCAAACTATGAAAGCCCGTCATCAGCACCTGTAAAGATGTATTTAAATGGTGAATTTGGAGAAAATGTAGGAGAGGTGAATACCTATGCTGTATCTACTATGTTTGCAGTGGATAGATATGCATCTTTTAAGACTATTTGGGAGAAGTTCTACAACGATGGAGGAATAATCATCTCAGACAGATACACAACTTCTAATATGGTCCATCAGGCATCTAAGATGGATGATAAGGTGGAAAAAGATGGATATTTAGAGTGGCTGACTGAGTTGGAATATGAAAAAATGGGGATACCCAAACCAGATATGGTAGTGTTTTTAAATATGCCTACTGAGATGGCATATAAATTGATGGAAAAAAGAAAAAATAAGATCACAGGGGAAGACAAAAAAGATATTCATGAAAATGACCGTGAATATATGCAGAAATCCCACGACAATGCGTGCTATATAGCAAATAAATATTCGTGGAAGGAAATAATGTGTGTAAAAGGCGGAGAATTGAAAACTATAGATGAGATTGGCAATGAAGTTTTGAGAGTTTGTGAGGAGTTGTCTAGATGA
- a CDS encoding DUF819 family protein translates to MITSVFSYFSLLILFITAVLYCEKTLKLKLFKVIPGLTFIYFGGMIGATLHVWELTPQLSSFIGQLKYFLLPMMLFLLLLKNDIRDVFKLGPKLMGSFLAVTASIIIGFIIVFVALKSRFDADAWQTFSILSSSWVGGSTNMAAAQAGLGVKDGSQALTYAFLMDNICASFWLVLLISLAPMREKFNKFSGANSDEVDKIISHIHATAAKNEDKRDYEFMDFMLTLGLGLGVAGIVLVLGKQVVNPGGLTDANFLSGLRGFFSGSGWVVILATMFGILGSMTPLKRIKGTDHVGSVLLYVVVGLIATATDFSTIDMGQAAIYIVAGVLVLLFHLVVLLVLAKVFKLDLYICGIASQANVGGSVSAPILAGTYDEALIPAGLMMGIFGSAIGTVTALMLAKLLMTL, encoded by the coding sequence ATGATAACAAGTGTATTTAGTTATTTTTCGTTATTGATATTATTCATAACGGCAGTATTGTATTGTGAAAAAACATTAAAATTAAAATTATTCAAGGTTATACCGGGATTAACATTTATTTATTTTGGTGGAATGATAGGTGCAACATTGCACGTTTGGGAATTAACACCACAATTATCGAGTTTTATCGGACAATTAAAATATTTTTTACTACCAATGATGTTATTTTTATTACTATTAAAAAATGATATTAGAGATGTATTTAAATTAGGACCAAAGTTAATGGGTTCATTTTTAGCGGTAACAGCCAGTATCATAATTGGATTTATAATTGTATTCGTTGCATTAAAATCAAGATTTGATGCAGATGCATGGCAAACATTCTCAATCTTATCTTCTTCATGGGTTGGAGGGTCAACAAATATGGCTGCTGCTCAAGCAGGATTAGGAGTAAAAGATGGATCACAGGCACTGACATATGCATTCTTAATGGATAATATCTGTGCATCATTCTGGTTAGTATTACTTATCAGTTTGGCTCCAATGAGAGAGAAGTTTAATAAGTTCTCTGGTGCAAACAGTGATGAAGTAGATAAAATCATAAGTCATATCCATGCTACAGCAGCTAAAAATGAAGACAAAAGAGACTATGAATTTATGGACTTTATGTTAACATTAGGACTAGGTCTTGGAGTAGCAGGAATAGTATTAGTTCTTGGAAAACAAGTAGTTAACCCAGGTGGATTAACTGATGCGAACTTCTTATCTGGTCTTAGAGGATTCTTTAGTGGATCTGGATGGGTAGTAATCTTAGCTACAATGTTTGGTATCTTAGGAAGTATGACTCCGTTAAAGAGAATCAAAGGAACTGACCATGTAGGTAGTGTACTTTTATATGTAGTAGTAGGATTAATAGCAACAGCAACAGATTTCTCTACTATTGATATGGGTCAAGCAGCTATCTATATTGTAGCAGGTGTATTAGTATTATTATTCCATTTAGTGGTATTATTAGTATTAGCAAAAGTATTCAAGTTAGATCTTTATATCTGTGGTATAGCTTCTCAAGCTAACGTAGGTGGATCTGTATCAGCTCCAATCTTAGCAGGAACATATGATGAAGCATTGATTCCGGCAGGGCTTATGATGGGAATATTTGGATCGGCAATAGGAACGGTAACAGCTCTTATGTTAGCCAAACTATTAATGACATTATAA
- the rseP gene encoding RIP metalloprotease RseP, whose amino-acid sequence MNIIITILILGIIIMVHELGHFLTAKYFKMPVEEFSLGMGPVLFSHEGLHTRYCLRAIPIGGFVNIKGMEVESVVKDGFNTKSPFQRFVVLVAGVVMNFILAYIIVFGSLLYNGKAVQNEKPVIGNMVETSKSFGNLKTGDEILEIDGNKIDRWEDISRVNGEIDSSSMEFLIKRDGEIIKKEVELTFDEQRNDYYIGILPEYSIEKYGFIDAVSESGTAYKNLFTMILKGFKQLVTGQVSAKEISGPVGIVKIVGDASQGGMGILFWLTALLSINIGFFNLLPFPALDGGRIIFVLLEVVGIKVNKKFEEKFHMVGMIILFGLIILITFNDVLNIFNG is encoded by the coding sequence ATGAATATAATAATAACGATACTTATACTTGGAATCATAATAATGGTTCATGAATTGGGGCATTTTTTGACAGCTAAATATTTTAAGATGCCGGTGGAGGAGTTTTCCCTGGGAATGGGACCTGTTTTATTTTCCCATGAAGGACTGCATACGAGATATTGTCTGAGAGCTATACCTATTGGAGGATTTGTAAATATCAAGGGGATGGAGGTAGAATCTGTAGTAAAAGACGGATTCAACACTAAATCGCCATTTCAAAGATTTGTAGTTTTGGTTGCAGGTGTGGTGATGAACTTTATATTGGCTTACATTATAGTCTTTGGAAGTTTACTCTATAACGGAAAGGCAGTTCAAAATGAAAAACCTGTAATTGGAAATATGGTAGAAACTTCTAAATCTTTTGGAAATTTAAAAACAGGAGATGAGATCCTGGAGATAGATGGAAATAAGATAGACAGGTGGGAAGATATAAGCCGTGTAAACGGCGAGATAGACAGCAGCAGTATGGAATTTCTTATAAAAAGAGATGGAGAAATCATAAAAAAAGAAGTTGAACTTACCTTTGATGAACAGAGAAACGACTATTATATTGGGATACTGCCAGAATATAGTATCGAAAAATATGGGTTTATAGATGCTGTATCTGAATCCGGGACTGCCTATAAAAATTTATTTACAATGATCTTAAAAGGATTTAAACAACTTGTCACAGGGCAGGTAAGTGCTAAGGAGATATCAGGGCCTGTGGGAATAGTTAAGATTGTAGGAGATGCCAGTCAAGGTGGGATGGGAATCTTATTTTGGTTAACGGCACTTCTCTCAATAAATATAGGGTTCTTTAATCTGCTTCCGTTTCCTGCTCTAGATGGGGGAAGGATAATATTTGTCCTTTTAGAAGTGGTAGGTATAAAAGTAAATAAAAAGTTTGAGGAGAAATTCCATATGGTGGGAATGATAATCTTATTTGGGCTTATTATTCTGATAACTTTTAACGATGTATTAAATATATTTAACGGATAA
- a CDS encoding metallophosphoesterase, producing the protein MLKLIVYYLPMPFVVYLLYLLTGSYLAGGLFFLGSFLFLIRTTEIKSENLRKKLKIVVANYLFIYKTLCFITISAIGLEIFGWGSIVKTPVFLFLSLIFYILLMCRGYQNYIKINIKEYTVEISDYDTELNLVFLSDIHLSELRSINYVEEIVEKVNELSADCILVGGDTIESHMEYLEGRGFDKILRKMRSEYGVYGVLGNHDYTGDLDRNIEYLDRCGIKILRDESIVIKKLEFIFRDDETNHSRKKIKNIYRTACPKVVVDHRPKFDEAISEGAELQLSGHTHGGQFFPINLGYMLKYKVIYGYKKIKNMAVIVSSGVGTGFFTYRTWSKSEIVKIIIRGEAHE; encoded by the coding sequence ATGTTGAAATTAATTGTATATTATCTACCTATGCCCTTTGTTGTGTATCTCTTGTATTTATTGACAGGGAGTTATCTGGCAGGAGGATTATTTTTTCTAGGTTCTTTTTTATTTTTAATAAGGACCACCGAGATAAAGAGTGAAAATTTAAGGAAGAAATTAAAGATCGTTGTAGCCAATTATTTATTTATATATAAAACCCTATGTTTTATAACTATTTCAGCCATTGGTTTAGAAATTTTCGGATGGGGAAGTATAGTCAAGACACCTGTATTTCTTTTTTTGAGTCTTATATTCTATATTTTATTGATGTGTAGAGGATACCAAAATTATATTAAAATAAATATAAAGGAATACACGGTGGAAATATCTGACTATGACACCGAATTAAATTTGGTATTTCTATCGGATATTCATCTGAGCGAATTAAGGTCTATAAATTATGTGGAAGAGATAGTTGAAAAAGTAAATGAATTATCTGCAGATTGTATATTGGTAGGGGGAGATACAATAGAGTCCCATATGGAATATCTGGAAGGTAGAGGATTTGATAAAATATTGAGAAAGATGAGATCTGAATATGGAGTTTACGGTGTACTGGGGAATCATGACTATACAGGTGATTTGGATAGAAATATAGAGTATTTAGATAGGTGTGGAATTAAAATTTTGAGGGATGAATCGATTGTAATAAAAAAATTAGAATTTATCTTTAGAGATGATGAGACAAATCACTCTAGAAAAAAAATAAAAAATATCTATAGAACCGCTTGTCCAAAAGTTGTAGTGGATCATCGGCCAAAATTTGATGAAGCAATCAGTGAAGGGGCAGAACTACAACTTTCAGGACATACCCATGGAGGGCAGTTTTTTCCTATAAATTTAGGGTATATGCTTAAATATAAGGTTATCTACGGATATAAAAAAATAAAAAATATGGCAGTTATAGTGTCTTCCGGGGTAGGAACAGGATTTTTTACTTATAGAACCTGGAGTAAGTCTGAGATAGTAAAGATAATCATTAGGGGGGAAGCTCATGAATAA